One window of the Candidatus Chryseobacterium colombiense genome contains the following:
- a CDS encoding LysR substrate-binding domain-containing protein, which translates to MNIQQLEYLIAVDKYKHFGKAAQACFITQPTLSAMIQKFEDELDVKVFDRTTHPIRTTDVGLQIIDQAKVIIESVNELKNKANLLNNILGGTINLGIIPTVSSFILPTEIFAFLEENPKIQMNVKEMTTDNIIKALKAGELDAGIISTPYDSADEFYQDFLFNEELMIYSSNTEANKKNSYVVPEELNVEKVWLLEEGNCLRNQFENICHLKENTLKPKNLDFLASNIQTLVHMVDKVGGISILPELALSQLSEEQKKNVFRFKKPFPYREISIIYYKPTFKQKIIDELSHSIKTSLDKKLNYNESPKEFVSIKPQ; encoded by the coding sequence ATGAACATTCAGCAATTGGAGTATCTTATCGCTGTAGATAAGTATAAACATTTTGGTAAAGCAGCTCAGGCATGCTTCATTACACAGCCTACCTTAAGTGCAATGATACAAAAATTTGAGGATGAACTGGATGTTAAGGTGTTTGACAGAACTACCCATCCTATTCGTACTACGGATGTTGGGCTTCAGATCATTGATCAGGCGAAGGTAATTATAGAGTCTGTCAATGAATTAAAGAACAAAGCGAATCTTTTAAATAATATTTTAGGGGGGACTATTAACTTAGGGATCATTCCTACTGTTTCTTCTTTTATTTTGCCGACGGAAATTTTCGCATTTTTGGAAGAGAATCCAAAAATCCAGATGAATGTGAAGGAAATGACCACGGATAATATTATTAAAGCTTTGAAGGCGGGAGAGCTCGATGCGGGAATTATTTCAACTCCTTATGACTCTGCAGATGAGTTTTATCAGGATTTTCTTTTCAATGAAGAATTGATGATTTATAGCTCCAATACGGAAGCTAATAAGAAGAATTCTTATGTGGTTCCTGAAGAACTGAATGTTGAAAAGGTTTGGCTTCTTGAGGAAGGAAACTGCCTGAGAAATCAATTTGAAAATATCTGTCATCTTAAGGAAAATACACTGAAGCCGAAGAATTTAGATTTCTTAGCTTCCAATATTCAGACCTTGGTTCATATGGTAGATAAGGTGGGAGGAATAAGTATTTTACCTGAATTGGCCTTGAGTCAGTTATCCGAAGAACAGAAAAAGAATGTTTTCAGGTTCAAAAAACCTTTTCCTTACAGAGAGATAAGTATTATTTATTATAAGCCGACATTCAAGCAGAAAATTATTGATGAATTATCACATTCTATCAAAACATCTTTAGATAAAAAGCTTAATTACAACGAAAGTCCTAAAGAATTTGTAAGTATAAAGCCACAGTAG
- a CDS encoding catalase — MDSKKITLSNGSPYFEHQDSQTVGPRGPVLLQDFILQENLAHFVRERIPERIVHAKGSGAYGKFTVTHDISQYTKAKLFSAVGNSCRMFARFSTVGGEKGSADTARDPRGFALKFYTEDGNWDLVGNNTPVFFIKDAKKFPDFIHTQKRVPKTNLKSATMMWDFWSLNPESLHQVLILMSDRGTPYGYRHMHGFGSHTFSMINDKNERVWVKFHLKTKQGIKNFSNDDALNMAGKNPDFAQEDLCNAIENGDFPKWTMYIQVMTEEQARDFRWNPFDITKVWFQKDFPLIEVGEMELNEIPVNYFAHVEQSTFSPSNLINGISFSPDKMLQGRLFSYPDAHRYRVGVNAHQLEVNRCPFAVNNYQRDGFMADSSHYQDKPNYFPNSFDDIKPDSSYKSFEYELDSAHVASYNRNENDDDHYTQPGLLYSKAMSAQDRENLVNNIVTSMKEINGPKKDEIINRQLCHFFRANIELGMKVASQLSVNIDANMMNHSK; from the coding sequence ATGGATTCTAAAAAGATAACATTAAGCAACGGTTCCCCATATTTTGAACATCAGGATTCACAAACAGTAGGACCGAGAGGCCCCGTATTACTGCAGGATTTCATTCTTCAGGAAAACCTTGCTCACTTTGTAAGAGAGAGAATTCCCGAAAGAATCGTTCACGCCAAAGGAAGCGGTGCCTACGGAAAATTCACCGTTACTCATGATATTAGCCAGTATACCAAAGCAAAACTATTTTCTGCAGTTGGAAATTCATGCAGAATGTTTGCTCGATTTTCTACAGTAGGAGGTGAAAAAGGAAGCGCAGATACTGCAAGAGATCCAAGAGGTTTCGCCTTAAAGTTCTATACAGAAGATGGAAACTGGGATTTAGTAGGTAACAACACTCCGGTTTTCTTTATTAAAGATGCCAAGAAATTCCCGGATTTCATTCATACCCAGAAAAGAGTTCCTAAAACCAATTTAAAAAGCGCCACTATGATGTGGGATTTTTGGAGTTTAAATCCTGAATCTCTTCACCAGGTTCTTATTTTGATGTCCGACAGAGGAACACCTTACGGATACAGACATATGCATGGCTTCGGTTCCCACACCTTTTCAATGATCAATGATAAAAATGAAAGAGTTTGGGTAAAATTCCATTTAAAAACCAAACAGGGAATCAAAAATTTCTCAAATGATGATGCCTTAAATATGGCAGGTAAAAATCCTGACTTTGCCCAAGAAGATCTTTGTAATGCTATTGAAAACGGTGATTTTCCTAAATGGACAATGTATATACAGGTAATGACCGAAGAACAAGCAAGAGATTTCAGATGGAATCCATTTGATATCACTAAGGTATGGTTCCAAAAAGATTTTCCTTTAATTGAAGTTGGAGAAATGGAACTGAATGAAATTCCTGTCAATTACTTCGCTCACGTGGAGCAATCTACTTTTTCTCCAAGCAATTTAATTAACGGGATCAGCTTTTCTCCGGATAAAATGCTTCAGGGCAGACTTTTTTCCTATCCGGACGCTCACCGATACAGAGTGGGAGTAAATGCCCATCAACTGGAAGTAAACCGATGTCCTTTTGCTGTTAATAATTATCAACGTGACGGATTTATGGCAGATTCCAGCCACTATCAGGATAAACCGAATTATTTCCCAAATAGTTTTGATGACATTAAGCCTGATTCATCTTATAAAAGTTTTGAATATGAGCTTGACAGTGCTCATGTAGCAAGCTACAACAGAAATGAAAACGATGATGACCATTATACACAACCCGGATTATTATATTCAAAAGCAATGTCTGCACAAGACAGAGAAAATTTGGTTAACAACATAGTAACCAGCATGAAAGAAATAAACGGACCCAAGAAAGATGAAATCATCAACCGACAATTATGTCATTTTTTCAGAGCCAATATAGAACTGGGTATGAAAGTTGCTTCTCAATTAAGTGTAAACATTGATGCAAACATGATGAATCATTCCAAATAA
- a CDS encoding enoyl-CoA hydratase-related protein, whose translation MNYENILLQREERISIITINRPESLNALNAKTIQEISTALDQLNSEATCRAVIITGSGEKSFVAGADIKEFSDFGQEKAEELARNGQNSLFNKIENLSKPVIAAVNGFALGGGLELAMACHIRYASENAKLGLPEVTLGLIPGYGGTQRLPKLVGKGLANEIIFSAKMIPAQRAKEIGLVNEVFPIEQLLTKTKELANTIANNSPMAISKAIQAVNLSDTDKGFETEIKSFGELFEMEDKKEGVSAFIEKRKPSF comes from the coding sequence ATGAACTACGAAAACATATTATTACAAAGAGAAGAAAGAATATCAATCATCACTATAAATAGGCCTGAAAGCTTAAATGCCTTAAATGCAAAGACTATTCAGGAAATCAGTACAGCATTAGATCAATTAAATTCTGAAGCAACTTGCAGAGCAGTTATTATTACCGGAAGCGGAGAAAAATCATTTGTTGCAGGTGCTGATATTAAAGAGTTTAGTGATTTTGGACAGGAAAAAGCAGAAGAGCTGGCAAGAAACGGACAAAATTCATTGTTTAATAAAATTGAAAACTTATCTAAACCGGTAATTGCAGCTGTAAATGGTTTTGCTTTAGGTGGTGGTTTAGAACTCGCAATGGCTTGTCATATCAGATATGCTTCCGAAAATGCAAAATTAGGGCTTCCTGAGGTTACCTTAGGTTTAATTCCCGGATATGGAGGAACTCAGAGACTTCCCAAATTAGTAGGAAAAGGTTTGGCAAATGAGATTATTTTCTCTGCTAAAATGATTCCGGCACAAAGAGCTAAAGAAATAGGATTAGTGAATGAAGTTTTTCCTATTGAACAACTTTTAACAAAAACTAAAGAGCTGGCGAACACGATTGCTAACAATTCTCCAATGGCGATATCAAAAGCAATACAAGCTGTAAATTTATCTGATACAGACAAAGGTTTTGAAACCGAAATCAAGTCCTTCGGAGAGCTTTTTGAAATGGAAGACAAAAAAGAAGGGGTTTCTGCCTTTATTGAAAAAAGGAAACCTAGTTTTTAA
- a CDS encoding dCMP deaminase family protein: MNKFDKAYLKMAQEWAKLSYCKRKQVGALIVKDRMIISDGYNGTPSGFENCCENEEGKTHWYVLHAEANAILKLAASTQSAKGATLYLTLSPCKECSKLILQAGITKLVYVNEYSDDDGISFLKNHNIEIEQISDVELKK, from the coding sequence ATGAATAAGTTTGACAAAGCTTATCTAAAAATGGCTCAGGAATGGGCAAAGCTTTCTTACTGTAAGAGAAAACAGGTAGGAGCTCTGATTGTAAAAGACAGAATGATCATTTCTGACGGATACAATGGCACTCCTTCCGGGTTTGAGAATTGCTGTGAAAATGAGGAAGGCAAAACGCATTGGTATGTACTGCATGCCGAAGCTAATGCTATATTGAAACTTGCAGCCTCAACACAATCAGCCAAGGGAGCAACATTATATTTAACACTTTCACCATGCAAAGAATGCAGTAAACTGATTTTGCAGGCGGGAATTACGAAATTAGTATATGTTAATGAATATTCTGACGATGACGGAATATCATTTTTAAAAAATCATAATATAGAGATAGAGCAGATATCCGATGTTGAACTAAAAAAATAA
- the xerD gene encoding site-specific tyrosine recombinase XerD — MTWQEKIKDFEIFLRFERNFSENTLDAYIRDIKKLKEYSEESLDNIGPDVISYEDIQQYIFLLSKQKFSERSQARWISSIKAFFKYLVEDEIREDNPATLLEGPKLGLYLPDTLSLPDINKIINAIEVSTDLGKRNQCIIEVLYGCGLRVSELIELKISNINFTEKFIKVTGKGDKTRLVPLADYTAELLKNYIQDVRSKNKINKKHEDCLFLNSRGTSMSRVIVFLIIKELTDKAGVNKKISPHTFRHSFATHLLQNGADLRYIQEMLGHSSITTTEIYTHLKTEELRDVILNYHPRNINITQ; from the coding sequence ATGACTTGGCAGGAAAAAATTAAAGATTTTGAAATTTTTCTTCGGTTCGAGAGGAATTTTTCAGAAAATACCCTCGACGCCTATATACGGGACATCAAAAAATTAAAAGAATATAGTGAAGAAAGTCTTGACAATATTGGCCCGGATGTTATAAGCTATGAAGATATTCAGCAATACATATTCTTACTTTCAAAACAAAAATTTAGCGAAAGATCTCAGGCCAGATGGATTTCTTCCATAAAGGCTTTTTTCAAATATTTAGTAGAGGACGAAATAAGAGAAGACAATCCGGCAACATTACTTGAAGGCCCTAAATTGGGACTATACCTTCCGGATACATTAAGCCTTCCTGATATTAATAAAATCATTAACGCTATAGAAGTTTCAACCGATCTGGGTAAAAGAAACCAATGTATCATTGAGGTTCTTTATGGATGCGGACTTCGTGTTTCTGAGCTTATTGAATTAAAGATTTCTAATATCAACTTTACTGAAAAATTCATTAAAGTAACAGGAAAAGGAGATAAAACTAGACTTGTTCCTTTGGCAGACTACACTGCCGAGTTATTAAAAAACTACATTCAGGATGTCCGTTCCAAAAACAAGATCAATAAAAAGCATGAAGATTGCCTTTTCTTAAACAGCAGAGGAACCTCCATGTCAAGGGTAATTGTATTTTTGATCATCAAAGAATTAACGGATAAAGCAGGGGTTAACAAAAAGATTTCGCCTCATACATTCCGACATTCTTTTGCTACCCACCTCTTACAAAACGGAGCTGATTTGCGTTACATTCAGGAAATGCTTGGTCATTCAAGCATTACCACGACTGAAATTTATACCCATTTGAAAACGGAGGAACTTCGGGATGTCATATTAAATTATCACCCGAGAAACATCAACATTACGCAATGA
- a CDS encoding NUDIX domain-containing protein has protein sequence MKLLKYCPSCGKESLQWNNEKKWSCPECGFTLYNNVAGAVAVVIRCGDEIYLTRRNREPKKGKLDLAGGFVDPKESAEETCKRELFEELQISIDSSNLKYLTSLPNIYQYKEIDYNTIDLFYEYHVSEKFEVNLELSEISEALWVPLKELDLQEIAFDSQKIFFEKYSQSI, from the coding sequence ATGAAGCTATTGAAATACTGCCCTAGCTGCGGCAAAGAATCCTTACAGTGGAATAATGAAAAGAAATGGAGCTGCCCTGAATGTGGTTTTACATTATATAATAACGTAGCCGGAGCAGTAGCAGTTGTGATAAGATGTGGTGACGAAATCTATTTAACAAGACGAAACAGAGAACCTAAAAAGGGGAAATTAGATTTAGCAGGAGGATTTGTAGACCCAAAAGAAAGTGCAGAAGAAACGTGTAAAAGAGAACTTTTTGAGGAGCTCCAGATAAGTATTGATTCCTCAAATTTAAAATACCTTACAAGCCTTCCTAATATTTATCAATACAAAGAAATTGATTATAATACGATCGATCTTTTTTACGAATATCATGTTTCGGAAAAGTTTGAAGTAAATCTAGAACTCTCCGAAATTTCTGAAGCCCTCTGGGTACCTTTGAAGGAACTTGATCTTCAAGAAATCGCCTTCGATTCTCAGAAAATCTTTTTTGAAAAATATTCACAATCTATATAA
- a CDS encoding heme-binding domain-containing protein — protein MATVKKILFWVLVGFVLIQFIPIDKTNVAVKSSVNFVDVKKTPAKIRTLIKSACYDCHSNETVYPKYAYFAPISWSIKSHINEGREHLNFSVWETYNKDLKKSMLDKSIQTIQSKAMPLPGYMVYHKEANLSDAERALLVKYFEEMIKTNSY, from the coding sequence ATGGCAACTGTAAAGAAAATATTGTTTTGGGTGCTTGTCGGGTTTGTTCTCATTCAGTTTATACCGATTGATAAAACGAATGTTGCTGTTAAAAGTTCAGTCAACTTTGTGGATGTTAAAAAAACACCAGCTAAAATCAGGACTCTAATTAAGTCAGCATGCTATGACTGTCATTCGAATGAAACAGTGTATCCTAAATATGCTTATTTTGCACCTATTTCATGGTCAATTAAAAGTCATATTAATGAAGGACGGGAACATCTTAATTTTTCGGTCTGGGAGACTTATAACAAAGATTTGAAAAAAAGTATGCTTGATAAATCTATTCAAACCATTCAAAGCAAAGCCATGCCTTTACCGGGATATATGGTTTATCATAAAGAGGCTAATTTATCAGATGCAGAAAGAGCGCTACTGGTGAAATATTTTGAAGAAATGATTAAAACTAATTCTTATTAA
- a CDS encoding Ig-like domain-containing protein, with product MKRFFLLFVAAFLLHSCARLGSPIGGPKDSLAPKFLSSNIDTTRINVPRDIKELRIDFDEYITLKDINKNLSISPPIRNIKKILPSNIANKFLLIQWTDTLQANTTYNFNFGNAIADNNEGNILKYFNFAFSTGEKIDDLYISGEIKDALSTKKSSGENKMVVGLFQVKDTMNYRQKPYYITKVDDDGYYELNYLSPGKYKIVAFEDENGNSVYDPGKEKIGFQKEAIDFSKSISGLNLKIYPSKKPLKYIETKEMPGGVTMTFEGHPENVKVNPLSEKLKDIKITHTPKSDSVKIWFDAVKSDVGQNVTENLKFKYDAGIKDSALTTSLFYKYNPKNKMTISNGNALLPPKSDLTIVSNFIINSIEPEKWILKKDSTVTQEFKARISETNPYHVLVTSNFEAGKKYQFTIPSKTISSFYDKIGDPYRLDFEADKVENYGSLAFRLTNAPTADYWIQLLDSSDKVLYQKYTKGDYVKFDILKPGEYIVRILVDNNGNKFWDEADLEKEIFAEDAYVYYKQAIVRPLWDSNEDWDLKDTRTLDSPKSSTNKTTAPTEAKATELNGTNSTTVPTTTKPIKSDRGILTPVK from the coding sequence ATGAAAAGATTTTTTTTATTATTCGTTGCTGCTTTTCTTTTGCATTCATGTGCAAGATTGGGTTCTCCTATCGGAGGGCCAAAAGATTCTTTAGCACCGAAGTTTCTAAGTTCCAATATTGATACCACAAGAATTAACGTTCCCAGAGATATTAAGGAGCTGAGAATCGATTTTGACGAATATATTACCTTAAAGGACATTAATAAGAACCTGAGTATTTCGCCACCTATTAGAAATATTAAGAAAATTCTTCCTTCCAATATTGCGAATAAATTTCTTTTGATTCAGTGGACGGATACTTTACAGGCAAATACCACCTATAATTTTAATTTCGGAAATGCAATAGCAGATAATAACGAAGGAAATATTTTAAAATATTTCAATTTTGCCTTTTCTACCGGAGAAAAAATAGATGATTTATATATCAGTGGAGAAATAAAAGATGCTCTTTCCACTAAAAAAAGCTCGGGGGAAAACAAAATGGTTGTCGGTCTTTTTCAGGTAAAAGATACCATGAATTACAGACAGAAACCTTATTATATTACTAAAGTAGATGATGACGGATATTATGAACTTAATTATTTGTCACCGGGTAAATATAAAATTGTAGCTTTTGAGGATGAGAATGGAAACTCAGTATATGATCCGGGTAAAGAAAAAATAGGTTTTCAGAAAGAGGCTATCGATTTTTCAAAATCAATATCAGGTCTGAATCTTAAAATTTATCCTTCTAAAAAACCGCTTAAGTATATTGAAACGAAAGAAATGCCGGGAGGGGTTACCATGACTTTTGAAGGGCATCCTGAAAATGTGAAAGTAAATCCTTTGAGTGAGAAACTTAAAGATATAAAAATTACGCATACTCCGAAATCAGATTCTGTAAAAATATGGTTTGATGCTGTGAAAAGTGATGTTGGACAGAATGTAACTGAGAATTTAAAATTTAAGTATGATGCTGGGATAAAAGACAGTGCTTTAACCACTTCATTATTCTATAAGTATAATCCGAAGAATAAAATGACCATTTCTAACGGAAATGCCCTTTTACCACCGAAATCAGACCTTACTATTGTTTCAAATTTTATAATCAATTCAATTGAGCCTGAAAAATGGATATTGAAAAAAGATAGTACGGTAACCCAGGAATTTAAAGCCAGGATTTCTGAGACTAATCCTTATCATGTGTTGGTGACTTCTAATTTTGAAGCTGGGAAAAAATATCAGTTTACGATCCCAAGTAAAACGATTTCTTCATTCTATGATAAGATAGGAGATCCTTACCGTCTTGATTTTGAAGCGGATAAAGTTGAAAACTACGGAAGCTTGGCATTCAGGCTTACCAATGCTCCTACTGCTGATTATTGGATTCAGTTGCTGGATTCTTCCGATAAAGTATTGTATCAGAAATATACAAAAGGAGATTATGTAAAGTTTGATATTTTAAAGCCGGGCGAATATATCGTAAGGATTCTTGTTGATAATAACGGAAATAAGTTTTGGGACGAAGCAGATTTGGAAAAAGAAATTTTTGCGGAAGATGCTTATGTATATTATAAACAGGCAATCGTAAGACCATTATGGGATTCCAATGAAGACTGGGATTTAAAAGATACAAGAACATTGGACAGTCCTAAATCTTCTACGAATAAAACTACAGCCCCGACCGAGGCTAAAGCTACGGAACTTAACGGAACTAATAGCACAACGGTACCAACTACAACTAAACCTATTAAGTCTGATAGAGGGATTTTAACTCCTGTAAAATAA
- a CDS encoding serine hydrolase has translation MKKLSFVLISALFFGVISCQKKEEKQSEPVYTSNLPNYGKVDLDHVFTDEDKVLSDKNTITQYIDQYYQKVWEKGNLSGGILVAKGDEILYENYRGFGREGNQMPIDKNTPLHVASVSKTMTAMAMMKLIEAGKIKLSDHLTDFFPGFPYPNVTVQTLLDQRSGLPKYEYFITKIKPEPAELSKPFITNQDVLNMIIKYKPDLARDTDTGFMYCNTNFALLALVIEKVTKTPFPQAMKEMVFAPLKMKNTYIFQEKDIPTASQSFYFGGNKLYPLDRLDLIYGDKNVYTTPRDLFNFSKAMFSKDFLKPELMKMVFEPYSNEKFGMNNYGLGFRMKIFDNGEKLTYHNGWWHGSNSVFAHLLKSKVTIVAIGNKYSGRVYTALALSGLFENFPQQKAKLHTVMNDNKDSLNGGNEVFGE, from the coding sequence ATGAAGAAGCTTAGTTTTGTACTTATTTCCGCCCTGTTTTTTGGTGTTATATCCTGTCAAAAGAAAGAAGAAAAGCAGTCTGAACCTGTTTATACTTCCAATCTGCCTAATTATGGGAAGGTAGATTTAGACCATGTTTTTACTGATGAAGATAAAGTTCTTTCAGATAAGAATACCATCACTCAGTATATTGATCAGTACTATCAGAAGGTTTGGGAAAAAGGAAATCTGAGCGGTGGAATTTTGGTTGCAAAAGGAGATGAAATACTGTACGAAAACTACAGAGGTTTCGGAAGGGAAGGGAATCAAATGCCTATTGACAAAAATACACCTTTGCATGTCGCTTCGGTTTCAAAGACCATGACGGCAATGGCGATGATGAAATTAATAGAAGCCGGAAAAATAAAACTGTCTGATCACCTGACTGATTTTTTTCCAGGATTTCCTTATCCCAATGTGACGGTTCAGACTTTACTGGATCAGAGAAGCGGACTGCCGAAATACGAATATTTTATCACAAAAATAAAACCGGAACCTGCTGAATTATCCAAGCCATTTATAACCAATCAGGATGTATTGAACATGATCATTAAATATAAACCTGATTTGGCAAGAGATACTGATACCGGGTTTATGTACTGCAACACCAATTTTGCTTTACTGGCATTAGTGATTGAAAAAGTAACAAAAACACCTTTTCCGCAGGCTATGAAAGAAATGGTCTTTGCGCCACTGAAAATGAAGAATACCTATATTTTTCAGGAAAAGGATATTCCGACAGCTTCTCAGTCGTTTTATTTTGGAGGGAATAAATTATATCCTTTAGATCGGTTAGATCTTATCTATGGAGATAAGAATGTATACACTACACCAAGAGATCTTTTCAACTTTTCAAAAGCAATGTTTTCAAAGGATTTCTTAAAGCCTGAATTAATGAAGATGGTTTTCGAGCCCTACAGCAATGAAAAATTCGGGATGAATAATTATGGCTTAGGTTTTAGAATGAAGATTTTTGATAACGGAGAAAAGCTGACGTATCACAACGGATGGTGGCATGGTTCTAATTCGGTTTTTGCTCATTTGCTGAAATCTAAAGTCACGATTGTTGCTATTGGTAATAAATATTCGGGAAGAGTTTATACAGCATTGGCTTTATCTGGCTTATTTGAAAATTTTCCACAGCAAAAAGCGAAATTACATACGGTGATGAACGATAATAAAGATTCTTTGAACGGAGGAAATGAAGTTTTTGGAGAATAA
- a CDS encoding 2-hydroxyacid dehydrogenase: MRILLLDKNHPLITEQLLAKNCTLEEDFTSSYDEVCSKIENYDGVIIRSRIPLDKNFLEKAKNLKFIARVGAGMENIDIPVAEILGIQLINSPEGNRDSVAEHVVGMLLILMNRLFIASQEVKNGIWLREENRGDELLGKTVGLIGYGNMGKATAKRLSGFGCKVIFHDILPNLSDKYATQVSLDELKEKAEVLSLHIPLTSETHYLIDSTFIAEMKNEFYFVNTARGKNVQTKSLVDAIESGKVKGACLDVLEYEKSSFENIESENDTLQYLLNSEKAIVTPHIAGWTHQSKEKLAQVIVDKIVASFL, encoded by the coding sequence ATGAGAATTTTACTCCTCGATAAAAATCATCCGCTTATTACTGAACAGCTTTTGGCTAAAAACTGTACCCTGGAAGAAGATTTTACGTCTTCTTATGATGAGGTTTGCAGTAAAATTGAGAATTATGACGGAGTGATTATAAGAAGCAGAATTCCTTTGGATAAGAACTTTTTAGAAAAGGCAAAAAACCTGAAATTCATCGCAAGAGTAGGAGCGGGAATGGAAAATATTGATATTCCTGTTGCTGAAATATTAGGAATACAGCTGATTAATTCTCCTGAAGGAAATAGGGATTCTGTGGCAGAACATGTGGTCGGAATGCTGTTGATTTTAATGAACCGTCTTTTTATCGCTTCCCAGGAAGTAAAAAATGGAATCTGGCTTCGTGAAGAAAACAGAGGAGATGAACTTCTTGGTAAAACGGTGGGTTTAATCGGGTATGGAAATATGGGAAAAGCAACGGCAAAAAGACTTTCCGGGTTTGGATGTAAAGTTATTTTCCATGATATTCTTCCCAATCTTTCCGATAAATATGCAACCCAGGTTTCTTTGGATGAATTAAAAGAAAAAGCTGAGGTTTTAAGTTTACATATCCCATTAACTTCTGAAACGCATTATCTAATAGATTCAACATTTATTGCAGAAATGAAAAATGAATTTTATTTTGTGAATACTGCGAGAGGAAAAAATGTGCAAACTAAAAGTTTAGTTGACGCAATTGAATCAGGGAAGGTAAAAGGAGCCTGTCTGGATGTGCTGGAATATGAGAAATCTTCTTTTGAGAATATAGAATCTGAAAATGATACCCTTCAGTATTTGCTGAATTCTGAAAAAGCAATTGTAACACCACATATCGCCGGATGGACACACCAGAGCAAAGAAAAACTGGCGCAGGTGATTGTAGATAAAATCGTAGCTTCGTTTTTATAG
- a CDS encoding DUF1648 domain-containing protein, which translates to MKLHKFIFGLSILLLTGYSVFLAVKFPSIKEIIPIHYSSGEPDGFGSKMFLWLEVGLNAILLFFIGLIITYPQKAFGMESDFLETSRKKAIKNRQIFLSVLSVIITLILCGLSLKETI; encoded by the coding sequence ATGAAGTTACATAAGTTTATTTTCGGGCTTTCCATATTGTTATTGACTGGCTACAGTGTTTTTTTAGCTGTTAAGTTTCCCTCTATTAAGGAAATTATTCCCATTCACTATTCTTCCGGAGAGCCAGATGGTTTTGGAAGTAAAATGTTTTTGTGGCTGGAAGTCGGTCTTAATGCAATTCTATTATTTTTCATAGGATTAATTATCACATATCCGCAAAAGGCATTTGGAATGGAAAGCGATTTTTTGGAAACCTCCAGAAAAAAAGCAATAAAAAACCGACAAATATTTTTGTCGGTCCTATCTGTAATCATTACATTAATTTTATGTGGTCTTTCTTTAAAAGAGACTATTTAA
- a CDS encoding acyl-CoA thioesterase: MAKIKKASESLTVMTNIVLPNDTNQLRNLFGGELLARMDRCASISATRHCERRVVTASVNHVSFDYPIPEGGIVVMESKVSRAFSTSMEIYVDVWLDDPINQKKIHTNSGIYTFVAVDEFNRPIPIPAMEPETELEKDRFAAALRRKELSLILSGRMKPSESVELKKLFQEA; this comes from the coding sequence ATGGCAAAAATAAAAAAAGCGTCGGAGTCTTTGACGGTGATGACGAATATTGTACTTCCCAATGATACCAATCAGCTGAGAAACCTTTTTGGTGGAGAATTACTGGCAAGAATGGACCGGTGTGCTTCTATCTCTGCAACCAGACATTGTGAAAGAAGAGTGGTAACGGCGTCTGTAAATCACGTGTCTTTTGATTATCCTATTCCTGAAGGAGGGATTGTTGTGATGGAATCTAAAGTTTCAAGAGCTTTTTCCACGTCAATGGAAATCTATGTAGATGTTTGGTTAGATGATCCGATTAATCAGAAAAAGATCCATACCAATTCAGGGATTTATACTTTCGTGGCAGTGGATGAATTCAACAGACCCATTCCAATTCCGGCAATGGAACCTGAAACTGAACTTGAAAAGGATCGTTTTGCGGCTGCATTAAGAAGAAAAGAATTGTCATTGATTCTTTCAGGAAGAATGAAACCTTCGGAATCCGTAGAATTAAAGAAGCTATTCCAAGAAGCTTAA